In Massilia violaceinigra, one DNA window encodes the following:
- a CDS encoding MFS transporter: MPDAGAGRGAAHIAPSLAPFSLFLFAYYAQVGAFAIYATLFFAARGMSAPQIGVLMSLIQVMRIIGPNLWGWLADHSGQRVRVLRFTTAGALLAFSGMFFAETYVQFIAVMVAFNLFSSAQAPLAEALLLSALRGDASNYGRVRLWGSVGFIVAVLAAGWLLDWLGVNALPSIALFLLVCVAASGLLIVQAPALPHAQAAPGLWSVLRRREVIAFFVSAALMAGVHMSLNAFYSLYLEQAGYSKPVIGAMWALGVVAEVAFFYFQAPLLRRFGAQRVMMCAFAVAAVRFPLIGAAGQLLLVLALAQLLHAATFAAHLSSSVMVMQRWFAGPLQARGQALYMSLAYGIGGTVGGLLMSLCWDSIGPQSVFYLAGALAVGAAASAALSFRWQRAHALA, translated from the coding sequence TTGCCTGACGCCGGCGCGGGGCGCGGCGCTGCGCATATCGCCCCGTCGCTCGCCCCGTTTTCGCTGTTCCTGTTTGCGTATTACGCGCAGGTCGGCGCCTTTGCCATCTACGCGACCCTGTTCTTTGCGGCGCGCGGCATGAGCGCGCCCCAAATCGGGGTGCTCATGTCGCTGATTCAGGTGATGCGCATTATCGGCCCCAACCTGTGGGGCTGGCTGGCCGACCATAGCGGCCAGCGCGTGCGCGTGCTGCGCTTTACTACCGCCGGCGCGCTGCTGGCGTTCAGCGGCATGTTCTTCGCGGAGACCTACGTCCAGTTCATCGCCGTGATGGTGGCGTTCAACCTGTTTTCGAGCGCGCAGGCGCCGCTGGCCGAAGCGCTGCTGCTGTCGGCCCTGCGCGGCGACGCCAGCAATTACGGGCGGGTGCGCCTGTGGGGTTCGGTCGGTTTCATCGTGGCGGTGCTGGCCGCCGGCTGGCTGCTCGACTGGCTCGGCGTGAACGCCTTGCCGTCGATCGCGCTGTTCCTGCTGGTGTGCGTGGCGGCGTCGGGCCTGCTCATCGTGCAGGCGCCCGCATTGCCCCATGCGCAAGCGGCGCCGGGTTTGTGGAGCGTGCTGCGGCGGCGCGAAGTGATCGCGTTTTTCGTCTCGGCCGCGCTGATGGCGGGCGTGCACATGTCGCTCAACGCCTTCTATTCGCTGTACCTGGAGCAGGCCGGCTACAGCAAGCCGGTGATCGGCGCCATGTGGGCGCTGGGGGTGGTGGCCGAGGTGGCGTTTTTCTATTTCCAGGCGCCGCTGCTGCGCCGCTTCGGTGCGCAGCGCGTGATGATGTGCGCGTTCGCGGTGGCTGCCGTGCGCTTTCCGCTGATCGGCGCGGCCGGCCAGCTGCTGCTGGTCCTGGCGTTGGCGCAGCTGCTGCACGCGGCAACCTTTGCCGCGCACCTTTCAAGCTCGGTGATGGTCATGCAGCGCTGGTTCGCGGGCCCGCTGCAGGCGCGCGGCCAGGCGCTGTACATGAGTCTTGCCTACGGCATCGGCGGTACCGTCGGCGGCCTGCTGATGTCGCTATGCTGGGACAGCATTGGGCCGCAGTCGGTATTTTATCTGGCGGGGGCGCTGGCGGTGGGGGCAGCCGCCAGCGCCGCGCTGTCGTTCCGCTGGCAGCGCGCACACGCGCTCGCGTAA
- the aroC gene encoding chorismate synthase gives MSGNSFGKLFTVTTFGESHGPAIGCVIDGCPPGLVLSEADIQPDLDRRKPGTSRHVTQRQEADTVEILSGVYEGKTTGTPIMLIIRNQDQRSKDYGNIVESFRPGHADYTYWHKYGVRDPRGGGRSSARLTAPVVGAAAIAKKWLHEQYGTVFMGCMSQLGDIPVPFEAWEHVPNNPFFAASGDADLIARMETAMDALRRDGDSIGARIDVVAKNVPVGLGQPIYDKLDADIAYAMMGINAVKGVEIGAGFRSVAQRGSEHGDELTLEGFVGNNAGGVLGGISTGQDITVSIAIKPTSSIRTPRRSIDKAGNPVMVETFGRHDPCVGIRATPIAEAMLALVLIDHALMHRAQCGDVRVDTPKIA, from the coding sequence ATGTCCGGCAATTCTTTTGGCAAGCTGTTTACCGTTACAACGTTTGGCGAGTCGCACGGACCGGCCATCGGCTGCGTGATCGACGGCTGCCCGCCGGGCCTGGTGTTGTCCGAAGCCGACATCCAGCCCGACCTCGACCGCCGCAAACCGGGCACTTCGCGCCACGTTACGCAGCGCCAGGAAGCCGACACGGTCGAGATCCTGTCCGGCGTGTACGAAGGCAAGACTACCGGCACGCCGATCATGCTGATCATCCGCAACCAGGATCAGCGCAGCAAGGATTACGGCAATATCGTCGAGAGCTTCCGGCCCGGCCACGCCGACTACACCTACTGGCACAAGTACGGCGTGCGCGATCCGCGCGGCGGCGGGCGCTCGTCGGCGCGCCTGACGGCGCCCGTGGTGGGGGCGGCGGCAATCGCCAAGAAATGGCTGCACGAGCAGTACGGCACCGTCTTCATGGGCTGCATGAGCCAGCTGGGCGACATTCCAGTGCCGTTCGAGGCCTGGGAACACGTGCCGAACAACCCGTTCTTTGCCGCCAGCGGCGACGCCGACCTGATCGCGCGCATGGAAACGGCCATGGACGCACTGCGCCGCGATGGCGATTCGATCGGGGCGCGCATCGATGTGGTGGCCAAAAACGTGCCGGTGGGTCTGGGCCAGCCGATCTACGACAAGCTCGACGCCGACATCGCCTACGCCATGATGGGCATTAACGCGGTCAAGGGCGTGGAAATCGGCGCCGGTTTCCGCTCGGTGGCCCAGCGCGGCTCCGAGCATGGCGATGAGCTGACCCTGGAAGGCTTTGTCGGTAACAACGCCGGCGGCGTACTGGGCGGCATTTCGACCGGCCAGGATATTACGGTGTCGATTGCGATCAAGCCGACCTCGTCGATCCGCACGCCGCGCCGTTCGATCGATAAAGCGGGCAACCCGGTGATGGTCGAGACCTTCGGCCGGCACGACCCCTGCGTGGGCATCCGCGCCACGCCGATTGCCGAGGCCATGCTGGCCCTGGTACTGATCGACCACGCGCTGATGCACCGTGCCCAGTGCGGCGACGTGCGGGTCGATACGCCGAAAATTGCCTGA
- a CDS encoding putative bifunctional diguanylate cyclase/phosphodiesterase, giving the protein MPPSSTPLDDLEDNHDDLVFLEEHPAAPVAGGANSVWRVMIIDDDEDVHSTTTFALGNLDMQQRPLEFVHAYSAGQAREMLKHEHDIAVILLDVVMEQDDAGLHLVRYIRETLKLADVRIILRTGQPGYAPEIDAIRDFDINDYKTKSELTRIKLFTTVTGAIRSYEQIRAISANRRGLDLVVRASTELMALHGVQNFAAGVLAQIADILEVEPNGVLCVQECPDGRCRELHIIATAGAYRRLGTGNLTAAVDAIVATAMERTLAQRRNIYEPGTVTLFFAGKSSRDFVAYLAPGRPLGEIDQRLLEVFCSNVAVGLDNVELVTHLHNAAFYDQLSKLPNRTRLVEILDATMAGPARNDATLSLVDLDHFAETNDALGHQFGDMLLVAVATRLQQRLGQQLTVARIGGDIFSVLGDAEAVNPVRILALFETPFSIDGQDVQLSATLGLVRLSEHDGSGADALKDADIALKRAKSQQRAGHFYFSRSMGVEIRERVRMMHALRTGFAKGELFVVYQPQIDLTARRPVGAEALLRWQTADGTYISPDRFIPIAEYSGLIIDIGEWVLRSACHELVRLREAGHRQFTMSINVSQVQFRHPYFLDMLRSALEETGAPPEFVELEITESMAMEEPDLLIKMLAQIKHTGVSIAIDDFGTGFSSLSYLQRLQVDRLKIDRAFVTEITNSARGSSIAEMVIQLGRNLGLSVIAEGVEDERQAEILQSLGCPLAQGFLFARPMATTALYEWLNDEALPGSA; this is encoded by the coding sequence ATGCCCCCATCGAGCACGCCCTTGGACGACCTTGAGGACAACCACGACGACCTGGTATTTTTGGAGGAACATCCCGCGGCGCCGGTAGCCGGGGGTGCGAACAGCGTTTGGCGCGTGATGATCATCGACGATGACGAAGACGTGCACTCGACCACCACCTTCGCTCTCGGCAACCTGGACATGCAACAGCGGCCGCTCGAATTCGTGCACGCTTACTCGGCCGGCCAGGCGCGCGAAATGCTCAAGCACGAACACGACATTGCCGTCATCCTGCTCGATGTGGTGATGGAACAGGACGACGCCGGCCTGCACCTGGTGCGCTACATCCGCGAAACGCTCAAGCTGGCCGACGTGCGCATCATCCTGCGCACCGGGCAGCCCGGCTACGCGCCCGAAATCGACGCCATCCGCGATTTCGACATCAACGACTACAAGACCAAGTCCGAACTGACCCGCATCAAGCTGTTTACGACAGTGACGGGGGCGATCCGCTCGTACGAACAAATCCGCGCCATCAGTGCCAACCGGCGCGGCCTGGACCTGGTGGTGCGCGCCAGCACCGAGCTGATGGCGCTGCACGGCGTGCAAAACTTCGCCGCCGGGGTGCTGGCCCAAATCGCCGACATCCTGGAAGTCGAGCCGAACGGCGTGCTGTGCGTGCAGGAGTGCCCGGACGGGCGCTGCCGCGAGCTGCACATCATCGCCACCGCCGGCGCCTACCGCCGGCTTGGTACCGGCAATCTGACCGCGGCCGTAGACGCCATCGTCGCCACGGCCATGGAGCGCACCCTGGCCCAGCGCCGCAACATCTACGAGCCAGGTACCGTCACCCTGTTCTTCGCCGGGAAATCGAGCCGCGATTTCGTCGCCTACCTGGCGCCGGGCCGCCCGCTCGGCGAGATCGACCAGCGCCTGCTCGAAGTGTTTTGCAGCAATGTCGCCGTGGGGCTCGACAACGTCGAATTGGTGACGCATCTGCACAACGCCGCTTTCTACGACCAGCTGTCCAAGCTGCCCAACCGCACGCGCCTGGTCGAAATCCTCGACGCCACCATGGCCGGGCCGGCGCGCAACGACGCCACCCTGTCGCTGGTCGACCTCGACCACTTCGCCGAAACCAACGACGCGCTGGGGCACCAGTTCGGCGACATGCTGCTCGTCGCCGTGGCCACCCGCCTGCAGCAGCGCCTCGGCCAGCAGCTGACGGTGGCGCGCATCGGCGGCGATATTTTCAGCGTGCTGGGCGACGCCGAGGCGGTCAATCCGGTCCGCATCCTGGCGCTGTTCGAAACGCCCTTCTCGATCGACGGCCAGGATGTGCAGCTGTCGGCCACCCTGGGCCTGGTGCGGCTGTCGGAACACGATGGCAGCGGCGCCGATGCGCTCAAGGATGCCGACATTGCCCTCAAGCGCGCCAAGAGCCAGCAGCGCGCCGGCCACTTCTATTTTTCGCGCAGCATGGGCGTGGAAATCCGCGAACGCGTGCGCATGATGCATGCCTTGCGCACCGGCTTCGCCAAGGGCGAGCTGTTCGTCGTCTACCAGCCGCAGATCGACCTGACCGCGCGCCGCCCGGTGGGCGCCGAAGCGCTGCTGCGCTGGCAGACCGCCGACGGCACCTATATTTCGCCGGACCGCTTCATTCCCATCGCCGAGTATTCGGGCCTGATCATCGACATCGGCGAATGGGTGCTGCGCAGCGCCTGCCACGAACTGGTGCGCCTGCGCGAAGCCGGGCACCGCCAGTTCACCATGTCGATCAACGTCTCGCAGGTGCAGTTCCGCCATCCGTACTTCCTCGACATGCTGCGCTCGGCGCTGGAAGAAACCGGGGCGCCGCCGGAATTCGTCGAACTCGAAATCACCGAATCGATGGCGATGGAAGAGCCGGACCTGCTCATCAAGATGCTGGCCCAGATCAAGCATACCGGCGTGTCGATCGCGATCGACGACTTCGGTACGGGTTTTTCGTCGCTCTCGTATTTGCAGCGGCTGCAGGTGGACCGGCTCAAGATCGACCGCGCGTTCGTCACCGAAATCACCAATTCGGCGCGCGGCAGCAGCATTGCCGAAATGGTCATCCAGCTCGGGCGCAACCTGGGGCTGTCGGTGATCGCCGAAGGGGTCGAGGATGAACGCCAGGCCGAGATATTGCAGTCGCTCGGCTGCCCGCTGGCGCAGGGCTTCCTGTTCGCCCGGCCGATGGCCACCACGGCGCTGTACGAGTGGCTCAACGACGAAGCCCTGCCCGGCTCCGCATGA